From Bdellovibrio sp. KM01:
CCGGGACCACGGCATTGCGAACGACTTCTTCAGCGACACTGCCTAAGAAAAATCTTTCCAAACCTTTTTTGCCTTGGGTGCCCATGACGACTAATCCTGGTTGTGGGGCGCTGTTTTCCAGACGAAAAATTTCATCTACTGGATTTCCGAAAGCTTCAATAACTTGGATCTTCTTGCTGCTTTGGCGGATTTTTTCCAAAGTGGTTTGAATGCGTTCGCGTTCATTATTTTTCATGGTGATATCGATAGGATTTTGAACGTACAACAGTCTGACGGGGGCATTTAGTTTCTCGGCCAGATTCAGGCCGTACTGGCGAATCATTTCGGATCGAGCTTTTGCACCTGGAGATACATCGAAAACATCATCGGCAATTAACATATACTTAGACGCCATATACACCTCGCAGAATTAATTCTACTCCTTGTCACAAGCGAATGTCATTGCCTGACTTCAAATCGTAATTCTATACTTAGGGGCCAATATAAGAGGTGCATGAATGGCTTCCGTTTTTACTAAAATCATCAGTGGTGAGTTTCCTTGTTACAAAATTTATGAGGACGACAAAGTCCTGTCATTTTTAGCCTTGGATCAGGTCAATTTGGGACACACATTGGTAATCTGCAAAGAAGAAATCAATCATTGGACAGAAGTCCCTGCTGATACATATGCGCATCTACATAAAGTTTCGCAAAAAATCGGTAAAGCGATTTTGAAAGCGTCGGGTTCACCCCGGGTTGGACAAATGGTGGCGGGTTTTGAAGTGCCTCACTATCACTTGCACTTGATTCCGGCGTGGTCGATTCCGGATTTAGATTTTAAAAAGGCCACGCGTCGTTCCGATGATGAAATGAAAAAGATCCAGCAAGAGATCATTAAGAATTTGGCGTAATCATGGAATCGGAACAATTGCCTATCAGTGGCGCGATCTACAAACATTACAAAGGAAAGCTCTATCAGGTGATCGGGGTGGGCAAACATTCTGAGACCATGGAAGACGTAGTTCTTTACCAATGCCTTTATGAAAATTCATTGGGCCGCCTATGGACTCGCCCCTTAGCAATGTGGTCTGAAATGGTTGACGTGGACGGCAGAAAAGTCCCCCGCTTCGAATTCCAATTTAGATAAGCAAAAGGTACGGACACACTTTCTCCAAAACAAAAAACCCGCGGTTACGACGCGGGTTTTTTGTTTTTTTGGACAAAGTGTGTCCGTACCTTTTATTCTGGGATTTGGCAGCTTACTTCTAGCAGGACGTCTCTTCTCCAGATGGTGTTCACAACTGAATCGCCAGCTTTTACTAAAGTTGCGTCGGCGTAGTAGCGGCCTTCACCTGGGATATCAAAAATTTCTAGAGATACACGGCTGCCGTCGTTGTTGCGGATGCGGAAGCTGAAACCATCGATGTCACCAATTTTACCGTAGCCGTTCAGAGCAGGCTTGATGACCGTCTCCAATTGCTTGTCGTTGTTTTCAGTAACTGTGCAGGCTACTTTCAGATCCGCCGCGTGGGCGACAGTGCCTGTAAGAATCAATGCAGCCAAAGCTAGTGATTTCATGCGTTCCTCCTAGAACATCCTGACTCCATCTCCGTTGGAGCCTGTCTTTATTACACAGGGCTATCTTTTATTCTCAACTCATTCTCAGTTAGCGTTCAGCTCAATGGTT
This genomic window contains:
- a CDS encoding HIT family protein; this translates as MASVFTKIISGEFPCYKIYEDDKVLSFLALDQVNLGHTLVICKEEINHWTEVPADTYAHLHKVSQKIGKAILKASGSPRVGQMVAGFEVPHYHLHLIPAWSIPDLDFKKATRRSDDEMKKIQQEIIKNLA
- a CDS encoding DUF1653 domain-containing protein translates to MESEQLPISGAIYKHYKGKLYQVIGVGKHSETMEDVVLYQCLYENSLGRLWTRPLAMWSEMVDVDGRKVPRFEFQFR